One segment of Nostoc flagelliforme CCNUN1 DNA contains the following:
- a CDS encoding VOC family protein, whose translation MLSSTQSVNSVLAPGNLRKVHHIALNVQDMQASRYFYGTILGLHELTGDQVPATLVELVASGKVANFITPDGTILDLFGEPELSPPNPDPEKTFTRAYHLAFDIDPQLFEQAVTVIRENKIAIAHGPVTRPTGRGVYFYDPDGFMIEIRCDPEAS comes from the coding sequence ATGCTATCTAGCACCCAATCTGTGAACAGTGTCCTTGCTCCGGGCAATCTGCGTAAAGTGCATCACATTGCCCTCAACGTCCAGGATATGCAAGCTTCTCGCTACTTTTATGGCACAATCCTGGGTTTGCATGAACTTACAGGCGACCAAGTACCCGCAACCCTGGTGGAACTTGTTGCATCTGGGAAAGTTGCCAACTTCATCACCCCGGATGGTACAATCCTGGATTTATTTGGGGAACCAGAATTATCACCACCAAATCCAGACCCAGAAAAGACCTTTACCAGAGCCTACCATCTAGCCTTTGACATCGATCCACAGTTATTTGAGCAAGCGGTGACAGTGATCAGAGAAAATAAAATAGCGATCGCACATGGCCCAGTCACTCGCCCTACTGGTAGAGGTGTGTATTTTTACGATCCAGATGGCTTTATGATTGAAATTCGTTGCGATCCAGAAGCTAGTTAA
- a CDS encoding Uma2 family endonuclease, whose product MVNLSLKQRIPPLENGDRLTRYEFERRYQAMPRHQKAELIEGVVYLAFPLRFESHAEPHGHTITWLGVYEASTPGVRLGIEPTVRLDRDNEPQPDGVLLITPAARGQSRFSNDDYIEGAPELVIEIAASSVAIDLHDKKKIYGRNGVKEYIVWQIFENKLDWFRLQQGEYVSLEVDADGIIKSQVFPGLWLSMPDLLAGNMQQVLAVLQLGLNSPEHQLFVQKLSSQNSGVKIHEPE is encoded by the coding sequence ATGGTCAACCTATCACTCAAGCAACGAATTCCTCCTTTAGAAAATGGCGATCGCCTCACTCGCTACGAATTTGAGCGACGCTATCAAGCAATGCCCCGTCATCAAAAGGCAGAATTAATTGAAGGAGTTGTATACTTGGCATTCCCATTACGCTTTGAAAGTCATGCTGAACCACATGGTCATACAATCACTTGGTTGGGAGTTTATGAAGCATCAACTCCTGGTGTGAGATTGGGAATTGAACCAACAGTCCGCTTAGATAGAGACAATGAACCGCAACCAGATGGGGTGCTATTAATCACACCAGCAGCTAGAGGACAATCTCGTTTTAGTAATGATGATTATATAGAAGGTGCGCCAGAACTCGTAATAGAGATAGCAGCTAGCAGTGTTGCTATTGATTTACATGACAAGAAAAAAATCTATGGTCGTAATGGGGTGAAAGAATACATTGTTTGGCAAATATTTGAAAACAAATTAGATTGGTTTCGCCTGCAACAAGGAGAATACGTGTCCTTAGAAGTGGACGCAGATGGAATTATCAAAAGTCAAGTATTTCCTGGTTTGTGGTTGTCAATGCCAGATTTACTTGCTGGCAATATGCAGCAAGTATTGGCTGTGTTGCAGTTGGGATTAAATTCGCCAGAACATCAACTATTTGTGCAGAAGTTGTCTAGCCAGAATTCAGGAGTCAAAATTCATGAGCCAGAATAG
- a CDS encoding Tex family protein, giving the protein MLNIPQLLATEINLKPHQVQNALELLAEGATIPFIARYRKERTDEMNEVQLRELADRYTYLTELEERKSVILSAIAELGKLTDELKAKISSCLQKTELEDLYLPYRPKRRTRATIAREKGLEPLAEFIKSLNVKNAATASLEEEAAKYISEAKGVKTAEEALKGAADILAEEVAEKAELRAYIRDYLLEEGVFVSRIKDDYPEGTTKFEMYRNYQIKVTNIAPHNMLALCRGETEKVLSFEIAFDEDTVLYYLESKEIKTKVRTIRDFYQAMLKDAFNRLMKVSLMGEVISEIKVYADMESIKTFETNLRELLLSAPAGMKPTLAIDPGFRTGCKVAVLDQTGKFLEYQAVFPHQAAEQRAKAAQTVKNLIEKYKIELIAIGNGTASRETEEFVTQVLETIERKPVKVMVNESGASIYSASKVALEEFPDLDITVRGAISIGRRLQDPLAELVKIDPKSIGVGQYQHDVDQKLLKKKLDETVESCVNYVGVDLNMASKELLTSVSGITATVANNIVAYRNQNGAFKNRRQLLKVPKLGPKAFEQAAGFLRIRGGDNPLDNTAVHPESYSVVEAIASDLSVPLNQVTQIAEKLKKTNLKKYVTDSVGEPTLRDILSELEKPGRDPRAEFKYATFKEGIKEIRDLKVGMELEGMITNVANFGAFVDIGVHQDGLVHISQLADRFVDDPKKVVKVGQVVKVLVLEINEKLKRISLSMKAVKQ; this is encoded by the coding sequence ATGCTGAACATTCCTCAATTACTGGCAACTGAAATAAACCTCAAACCTCATCAGGTGCAAAACGCGCTGGAACTTTTGGCGGAGGGTGCAACGATTCCCTTTATTGCACGTTATCGTAAAGAGCGCACCGATGAGATGAATGAAGTGCAACTACGTGAACTGGCTGATCGATATACTTATCTAACAGAACTGGAAGAACGAAAATCTGTGATTTTAAGTGCGATCGCAGAACTTGGTAAACTCACAGATGAACTCAAAGCCAAAATCTCATCCTGCTTACAAAAAACCGAACTTGAGGATTTATATCTACCCTATCGCCCAAAACGACGCACCCGCGCCACTATTGCCAGAGAAAAAGGACTCGAACCACTAGCGGAATTCATCAAGTCGCTAAATGTAAAAAATGCTGCAACGGCTTCCCTGGAAGAAGAAGCGGCTAAGTATATTTCTGAAGCCAAGGGAGTAAAAACAGCAGAAGAAGCACTCAAAGGCGCTGCTGATATTTTAGCGGAAGAAGTGGCCGAAAAAGCTGAATTACGCGCATATATCCGCGATTATCTTCTAGAAGAAGGGGTATTTGTCTCCCGTATCAAAGATGATTATCCCGAAGGTACAACCAAATTTGAGATGTACCGTAACTATCAAATTAAGGTAACAAATATTGCACCACACAATATGCTGGCGTTGTGTCGGGGTGAAACGGAGAAAGTATTAAGCTTTGAAATTGCTTTCGATGAGGATACGGTACTTTACTATCTTGAGTCGAAAGAAATTAAAACCAAAGTTCGGACAATTCGGGATTTTTATCAAGCGATGTTGAAAGATGCATTCAATCGTTTAATGAAAGTCTCTCTAATGGGAGAGGTAATCTCTGAGATTAAAGTCTATGCAGACATGGAATCAATTAAGACATTTGAAACTAATCTGCGAGAGTTGCTGCTATCTGCACCAGCAGGAATGAAACCAACCTTGGCGATAGACCCTGGATTTAGAACTGGGTGTAAAGTTGCTGTTCTCGACCAAACCGGTAAATTTTTGGAATACCAAGCGGTTTTTCCCCACCAAGCGGCTGAACAACGCGCTAAAGCTGCACAAACTGTCAAAAATCTGATTGAAAAGTACAAGATTGAGTTAATCGCCATTGGTAACGGTACAGCGTCCCGCGAGACAGAGGAGTTTGTCACACAAGTATTGGAAACCATAGAACGCAAACCAGTTAAGGTAATGGTAAATGAATCTGGCGCATCTATATATTCTGCGAGTAAAGTGGCGCTAGAAGAGTTTCCCGATTTAGATATTACCGTGCGCGGTGCAATTAGCATTGGCCGCCGTTTGCAAGACCCTTTGGCGGAACTGGTGAAAATCGATCCCAAATCGATTGGTGTGGGACAATATCAGCACGATGTCGATCAGAAGTTGCTGAAAAAGAAATTGGATGAGACTGTAGAAAGCTGCGTTAACTATGTCGGCGTAGACTTGAACATGGCCTCCAAAGAACTTCTGACTTCCGTCTCTGGGATTACGGCAACAGTTGCCAATAACATTGTCGCCTATCGTAACCAGAATGGAGCCTTTAAAAATCGCCGACAACTATTGAAAGTTCCGAAGTTAGGCCCAAAAGCCTTTGAACAAGCGGCGGGTTTTCTGCGGATTCGCGGCGGTGATAACCCATTGGATAATACAGCAGTGCATCCAGAAAGTTATTCTGTAGTAGAAGCGATCGCATCTGATTTAAGTGTGCCATTAAATCAGGTGACACAAATCGCCGAAAAACTTAAAAAGACCAACCTGAAAAAATATGTTACCGATAGCGTTGGCGAACCCACACTGCGCGACATCCTCAGCGAACTAGAAAAACCAGGTAGAGATCCCCGTGCAGAATTTAAGTATGCCACCTTCAAAGAAGGAATTAAGGAAATCAGGGACTTAAAGGTGGGAATGGAACTAGAGGGAATGATCACAAATGTTGCCAACTTCGGCGCTTTCGTTGATATCGGCGTACATCAAGATGGCTTGGTGCATATATCCCAACTGGCTGATAGATTTGTAGACGATCCCAAAAAAGTTGTCAAAGTCGGACAAGTAGTCAAAGTGCTGGTGCTAGAAATCAACGAGAAACTCAAGCGGATTAGTTTGTCGATGAAAGCAGTTAAACAATAA
- a CDS encoding class I SAM-dependent methyltransferase, whose product MSTMVTERSRSAGYAYAVYEQRIIHSPDGIGKYYMGREIAKVMGYTGAGWLERPNREGEEQPSKVVNVLNLKPNDVVADIGAGTGYLSFRIAPLLTAGKVLAVDVQPEMLEIIELFKKEKNITNVEPVLANLSNPNLPSESIDLALMVDAYHELEYPQEVMQGIVKALKPGGRVVLVEYRGENPFIMIKGLHKMTQKQVRKEMQAVGLVWRETKNLLPQQHLMVFEKPDSSDLLTK is encoded by the coding sequence ATGTCTACGATGGTCACTGAGCGCAGCCGAAGTGCGGGCTACGCCTACGCTGTTTACGAACAACGGATAATCCATAGTCCAGATGGTATCGGCAAATATTATATGGGGCGCGAAATCGCCAAAGTTATGGGATACACAGGTGCAGGCTGGCTAGAACGTCCAAACCGAGAGGGAGAGGAACAGCCAAGTAAAGTAGTCAACGTCCTCAATCTGAAACCTAATGATGTAGTGGCGGATATTGGCGCTGGTACAGGTTACTTAAGCTTTCGCATCGCGCCGTTATTAACAGCAGGTAAGGTATTAGCTGTAGATGTTCAGCCAGAAATGTTGGAAATCATTGAGTTGTTCAAAAAAGAGAAAAATATCACCAATGTTGAACCTGTTTTAGCAAATCTTAGTAACCCAAATTTACCATCTGAAAGTATAGATTTAGCTTTAATGGTGGATGCTTACCATGAACTTGAGTATCCCCAAGAAGTGATGCAAGGAATTGTGAAAGCACTTAAACCAGGCGGCCGGGTGGTGCTGGTTGAGTACCGGGGTGAAAATCCTTTTATTATGATTAAAGGTCTGCACAAGATGACTCAAAAGCAAGTCCGTAAAGAAATGCAAGCTGTTGGTTTAGTTTGGCGTGAAACTAAAAACTTGTTACCTCAACAGCATTTAATGGTATTTGAAAAACCTGATTCTAGCGATTTATTAACAAAATGA
- a CDS encoding phage holin family protein: protein MLTPLLTALATALSLLIVDLFVPDVEIANFPAAIIAALVIGLINGSVKPVLSTLSLPLNFLSFGAFSLVVNGLCFWLAAALVPGFQVSGIIGFLLGPVILTFANTFINNYFVERNLLTGSGEKSQGELPSR from the coding sequence ATGTTAACACCATTATTAACCGCCCTAGCTACAGCTTTGAGCCTGTTAATTGTTGATTTATTTGTTCCAGACGTTGAGATTGCTAATTTTCCCGCAGCTATAATTGCTGCTTTAGTAATTGGTCTAATTAACGGTTCAGTTAAACCAGTTTTGTCTACTCTTTCTCTCCCACTTAACTTTCTATCATTTGGAGCATTTTCGCTCGTCGTCAACGGTTTGTGTTTCTGGTTAGCAGCAGCGTTAGTTCCTGGGTTCCAAGTTAGCGGAATTATTGGTTTCCTTCTTGGGCCAGTGATTCTAACTTTTGCTAACACCTTCATTAACAACTACTTTGTTGAAAGAAACCTTTTAACCGGCAGTGGCGAAAAATCCCAAGGTGAATTACCTTCTAGATAA
- a CDS encoding DUF4385 domain-containing protein: MAFDYSLDFKNIDFRQHPELYRVGKGEQGVLLVEPYKSEILPYWRFKTPDIARESSVKIYEMFLDYLEKDDFVGADMARKFIQMGYTRSRRYANHKSGRKYKQNSQTSDSKKEILPYEVDPVKAESAAIFKAKWVEAKTNEKYQKLLAKHKQMYEVD, translated from the coding sequence ATGGCTTTTGATTATTCTTTAGACTTTAAAAATATCGATTTTCGCCAACATCCTGAACTCTATCGCGTTGGGAAGGGTGAGCAGGGTGTACTTTTGGTTGAACCATACAAATCAGAAATTCTTCCCTACTGGCGGTTCAAAACTCCTGATATTGCTAGAGAGTCAAGTGTAAAAATCTACGAGATGTTTCTTGATTATTTAGAGAAAGATGATTTTGTCGGCGCGGATATGGCACGAAAGTTTATCCAAATGGGTTATACTCGCTCTCGCCGTTATGCTAATCATAAAAGCGGCAGGAAGTATAAACAAAATTCCCAAACTTCAGATTCTAAAAAAGAGATTCTTCCCTATGAAGTAGACCCAGTTAAAGCGGAATCAGCAGCAATATTTAAAGCCAAGTGGGTAGAAGCAAAGACAAATGAGAAATATCAAAAGCTTTTAGCGAAACATAAGCAGATGTATGAAGTAGATTAA
- a CDS encoding aldo/keto reductase: MNLPAASRLQFTPDLNICRILNGMWQVSGAHGRINPQAAIETMFKYVDAGFTTWDLADHYGPAEDFIGEFRCQLIDTRGKDALSQVQAFTKWVPRPGKMTKKLVEENIDISLRRMNVESLDLMQFHWWEYQDKNYLDALKYMAELQTEGKIKHLGLTNFDTENLKIITEAGIKIVSNQVQFSLVDRRPEVNMVQFCQQHDIKLFTYGTLCGGLLSENYLGKPEPRGFDLSTASLKKYKNMIDAWGGWRLFQELLAILKEIANKHGVSISNVAVRYILDQPTVGGVIVGAKLGVSEHIEDNAKVFSFSLDEDDRDRINAVSRQSRDLYQLIGDCGDEYRR; encoded by the coding sequence ATGAACTTACCCGCAGCTAGCCGTCTCCAATTCACTCCTGATTTGAACATTTGCCGGATCTTAAATGGCATGTGGCAAGTCTCCGGCGCACACGGACGGATAAATCCTCAAGCCGCTATTGAGACTATGTTCAAATATGTAGATGCAGGCTTCACTACTTGGGATTTAGCAGATCATTATGGCCCCGCAGAAGATTTTATTGGTGAGTTTCGCTGTCAACTAATTGACACTCGTGGTAAAGATGCTTTATCTCAGGTGCAAGCTTTTACAAAATGGGTGCCTCGTCCTGGCAAAATGACGAAAAAACTCGTTGAGGAAAATATTGATATTTCCCTGAGAAGGATGAATGTGGAATCGTTAGATTTGATGCAATTCCACTGGTGGGAATATCAGGATAAAAATTACCTGGATGCCCTCAAATATATGGCAGAACTTCAGACTGAGGGTAAAATTAAGCATCTAGGTTTAACTAATTTTGACACGGAAAACTTAAAGATTATTACCGAAGCAGGGATCAAAATTGTTTCTAACCAAGTGCAATTTTCCCTTGTTGACCGCCGTCCAGAAGTTAATATGGTGCAGTTTTGTCAACAGCATGACATAAAGCTTTTTACTTACGGTACGCTGTGCGGCGGTTTGTTATCAGAAAACTATTTGGGAAAACCGGAACCGCGAGGATTTGATTTATCCACTGCTAGTTTGAAAAAATATAAAAATATGATCGATGCTTGGGGTGGTTGGCGATTATTTCAAGAGTTGCTGGCTATCCTGAAGGAAATTGCTAATAAGCATGGAGTAAGCATTTCTAACGTAGCAGTGCGTTACATTTTAGATCAACCAACTGTGGGAGGCGTGATAGTTGGTGCAAAACTTGGTGTATCCGAACATATAGAAGATAACGCCAAAGTATTTAGTTTTAGTTTAGATGAAGACGATCGCGATCGCATCAATGCAGTATCTCGCCAATCACGCGATTTGTACCAGCTAATCGGCGATTGCGGCGACGAATATCGGCGATGA
- a CDS encoding histidine kinase, which produces MPNNIKQQIQADLQQAKETGQLRTERIREIVKSAVSQVGSEFKQGSSELRSLVKDAVSAVIENFQEKGGELKDEVTASIEGALEGINSKRHESIAKTQTDIKRLQAQLDGEEEQLQQEVDVILAEIEETGKEKPASTKTAIDSAINSLKDSEEAGLLKKRYAQLQAQLAIVRANLAARYGGRNMEVQDYLDEAKHWYDKARPQAESMAVQVEQKRSQLEDKLGEAGTSLARKERQIKQTLRELLLTAADLFKDKEPANKERETIHK; this is translated from the coding sequence ATGCCTAACAATATCAAACAACAAATTCAAGCAGACCTGCAACAAGCTAAAGAAACTGGACAATTAAGAACTGAGCGGATTCGGGAAATTGTGAAATCCGCAGTTTCTCAAGTAGGTTCTGAGTTTAAGCAAGGCTCTAGTGAACTTCGTAGTCTTGTTAAAGATGCCGTTTCTGCTGTAATTGAAAACTTCCAAGAAAAAGGTGGCGAACTTAAAGATGAAGTGACAGCTTCTATTGAAGGAGCGCTGGAAGGGATTAATAGCAAAAGACACGAAAGCATTGCTAAAACTCAGACAGATATAAAACGGCTACAGGCTCAACTAGATGGTGAAGAAGAACAACTTCAGCAAGAGGTTGATGTAATTTTGGCAGAAATTGAAGAAACAGGTAAGGAAAAACCTGCTAGCACTAAAACTGCAATTGATTCTGCTATCAATTCCCTTAAAGATAGTGAAGAAGCAGGATTGTTAAAGAAACGTTACGCACAACTGCAAGCGCAGTTAGCGATTGTCCGAGCTAATTTAGCTGCACGCTATGGCGGACGTAATATGGAGGTTCAGGATTATCTAGACGAGGCTAAACACTGGTATGATAAAGCTCGTCCTCAAGCAGAATCTATGGCTGTACAGGTAGAACAGAAGCGATCGCAGCTTGAAGATAAACTGGGTGAAGCTGGTACATCTCTAGCAAGAAAAGAGCGCCAAATCAAACAAACGTTGAGAGAGTTACTTTTAACGGCGGCTGATTTATTCAAAGATAAGGAACCTGCTAATAAAGAGCGGGAGACTATTCATAAATAG
- a CDS encoding 2Fe-2S iron-sulfur cluster-binding protein, with translation MAVYQVQFINPTLGLDRTIPVPDDQYILDMAEEAGIRLPSGCKQGECSACVAKLISGEVDQSEQKFLRPSEVQSGYVVTCVTYPLSNCTLETHQEQILYKSALYYQPESGKSK, from the coding sequence ATGGCAGTTTATCAAGTTCAATTCATCAACCCTACACTTGGATTAGATCGTACTATTCCAGTACCAGACGATCAATATATTCTGGATATGGCAGAAGAAGCAGGTATCCGCCTACCATCCGGGTGCAAACAAGGCGAATGTTCTGCCTGTGTTGCCAAACTCATTAGCGGTGAAGTTGATCAAAGTGAACAAAAATTTCTGCGCCCAAGTGAAGTACAGTCTGGTTATGTTGTTACTTGTGTAACTTACCCTTTATCTAATTGCACTTTAGAAACCCATCAAGAACAAATCTTGTATAAATCAGCTCTTTACTATCAGCCTGAGTCTGGAAAATCTAAGTGA
- a CDS encoding class I SAM-dependent methyltransferase — protein sequence MTDLDSYKQQLKEFYGNRTTYDYEEGTRHPLEAKILLEFVPLHSGQKILDVATGTGLVAIPASEKVGSEGYVTGIDMTPGMLHQARLKIAAAKLQNIELIEADAEYFNFTDSSFDVVFCCEAIVLFPDLIAILKKWYRFLKPGGFVAFTCPPETALMASLQQRICARVLGESLPHILEPLGTPEKCRNLLNQAGFRDIEIKIEPSGRYRPLRDNRLSETVIKINFKDNPLLSKLSPEQLNQLQVEYKAEIEKLATDRGIWIDTTKFFVRARK from the coding sequence ATGACTGATCTAGATAGTTATAAGCAGCAACTAAAAGAATTCTATGGTAATAGAACGACTTATGACTATGAGGAAGGTACTCGTCATCCTCTAGAAGCCAAGATTTTACTTGAATTTGTTCCACTACATTCGGGACAAAAAATCCTTGATGTAGCGACTGGAACAGGTTTAGTTGCCATTCCTGCATCTGAAAAAGTTGGTTCAGAAGGCTACGTGACTGGGATTGACATGACCCCTGGAATGTTGCATCAAGCAAGACTTAAAATTGCAGCAGCAAAATTACAAAATATCGAGTTAATTGAGGCAGATGCAGAATATTTCAACTTTACTGATAGTAGTTTTGATGTTGTCTTTTGCTGTGAGGCAATTGTACTTTTTCCTGATCTAATTGCTATTTTAAAAAAGTGGTATCGCTTCTTAAAACCCGGAGGATTTGTGGCATTCACTTGTCCTCCCGAAACAGCTTTGATGGCATCTCTTCAGCAGAGGATCTGCGCTAGAGTTTTGGGTGAATCGCTACCACATATCCTTGAACCACTGGGAACTCCAGAAAAATGCCGGAATTTGCTCAATCAGGCAGGTTTTAGAGATATTGAAATTAAGATTGAGCCATCAGGACGTTATCGCCCTCTTAGGGATAACAGATTATCTGAAACAGTAATTAAGATAAATTTTAAAGATAATCCACTGTTGTCAAAATTATCACCAGAACAATTAAATCAGTTGCAAGTTGAATATAAAGCAGAAATTGAGAAACTAGCAACCGATCGAGGTATTTGGATAGACACTACAAAGTTCTTTGTTCGCGCTCGAAAATAA
- the petJ gene encoding cytochrome c6 PetJ encodes MKRLLTLVLVTFLLLISTLTLPASAANTVNGEQIFSVHCAGCHINGSNIIRRGKNLKKQALKKYGMDSIEAVTSIVTNGKNNMSAYKERLTEEQIQDVAAYVLEQAEKDWR; translated from the coding sequence TTGAAAAGACTACTTACATTAGTATTAGTAACGTTTTTGTTATTGATAAGCACTTTGACTTTACCTGCTAGTGCAGCAAATACAGTTAACGGCGAACAAATATTTAGTGTTCATTGTGCTGGTTGTCATATCAACGGCAGCAATATCATCAGGCGAGGTAAAAATCTCAAAAAGCAAGCGCTGAAAAAGTATGGTATGGATTCAATAGAGGCAGTTACATCTATAGTTACCAATGGTAAAAATAATATGTCAGCCTACAAAGAGCGTCTCACTGAAGAGCAAATTCAAGACGTTGCTGCTTACGTTCTCGAACAAGCTGAAAAAGACTGGCGTTAG
- a CDS encoding YqaE/Pmp3 family membrane protein: MKLVRFLLGLLVPPLGVFLTVGIGPTLFINILLTVLGWLPGSIHAIWVIAKHDEQLNREGNIY; the protein is encoded by the coding sequence ATGAAATTAGTTCGTTTTCTTTTAGGTTTGTTAGTGCCTCCTTTAGGCGTTTTCCTGACAGTTGGAATTGGCCCAACTCTGTTTATTAACATCTTGCTCACAGTTCTAGGTTGGCTACCCGGTAGTATTCATGCAATTTGGGTTATTGCCAAGCATGATGAACAACTGAATAGAGAAGGCAATATTTACTAA